DNA from Drosophila busckii strain San Diego stock center, stock number 13000-0081.31 chromosome 2R, ASM1175060v1, whole genome shotgun sequence:
GCAGTGTAAAACTCATCTAAGGTTTTGTACTCCTCCTCCAACGGCAGGTCCTCGATAAGAGCAACACTATGTATGTAGAAAAACAAACCCATGAGCACCTGAAATAGAtcatcattttatttgtaacttACATACATGTGCATATGTACATTGCATTCTATGCAATAGGTCTTGTGACTGTTTTGCGAGGTCACAAAACAAATCAGCGTCTTAACATTAACTCACCAATTGCACAATACCCCAAACGGAGATAATTAGCCCACACAGGGAGCATTTTGGACCACAAATCTTCATATTTCTAGCTTGGTTACACGCCCTTTTCTCGAAGGAGATGTAATATTGTTtctcttaaataaaattttgcgTCGACAAAATTTTTCGCTGAAACTAAGAAATGTCAGGTGAAAATCATGTGACAGTTGATTACAGAGTTGCCGTATTGTGAAAGCAGAAATGTACTAGTTTTTCCCAAATTAAGGGCTGCCCAAAAGTAATCGGAAACCTGGTAATTTTCTGTTAATGTACGTTAATGTCTGTGGTAATCTGAAAATATTTAGCCAAttattcttaaaaaaaaaatttgtcaaTAATTTGGTTGTACAgatgtattaaaaattgaaagtatattaaatttacttgGTAGCAATGCCCaacatacaataaatataaaacaaagctaatTATTGCATCGCCAAAAGTATGAAACctttattttctattaactTTTAAAGTTTGTcttgaatattttgtttataatacaTTGCAAAGCTCCTGATGATTTCGGGTTTTCCAAAGAATGTAAATGTTGAGCTAACGACTTGTCGCTAGCTGTAATGTTGCGAATCGCGACTTAACGCCcgaatatatattataaaacgacgaaatttcattcaaatatATAGAGTTTAATTACTGCCTTCTGCAGGTTTATGTGTGTTcagtttagttaattttacaAGGTTtcgaatatatgtatgtacatatatatgcggCACGGCGGGCTGTTGCTCCCCGACAATATTTCATAAGCCTTTACAAGCCTTTTGCGTGGGTAAGCCAAAAACGCTCGAAACTGAATGTGaggaaacacaaaaaaaaggtcatagaattttttgcttgcctaaTCTGCGCAActctttcgctacctgctgttgcGTCGGCGCGGCTGCCAGAGCAGGACAGCAAGCGAGATTTTTTCTCGCTTATTCTTATATTCCTGCCCTTATTTCTCGGCACTTGCACGTACCCAGGCTTGTCTTGTGTATATGAGTAAAAGGCTTATGCAtctgttttgcttgcgcgcGTTACCCACACCCATGATTTGTGAATGCCACCATggtgtcaaaaaaaaaaccacccctgccgttctctggtatGTACGTCTGTCCGTTTGTCTGTATGGGCAGCAAAAAGTCATAGTCTATAAGAGCTTGatcaaacaaatttgctaCGTAAGCTTGCCTCCCTAATCCCTggtgaattaaaaaaaaggacTAATGCCCAAATATTAAACGGAACAAgtggacgcattaaagttgtgCGCAACCAACCTTTATATGCATAAGTACATATCAGAGAACAGTAAGTGTGCACACACCCCTAAAATCACAACGTGTACTACGATTGTAGTACTGCCagacacaagcgaaattgtggttGAGACCAAGGGACAGCAATTATgacactttttaagcacaatgatagaatacaaaaaaaacaaagcgcgagaccatacgcgcacCCAGAATACACGGGACAATTTACGCACACAGACTCAACACATATTGTGTGCGCGGCGGACAAGCAACGCATAAAACACACAGGAAAGACACAATATTCTTCCCATATCCGTCTGAATGTTTAAAGCAACTGTTTCTTAGTAACTATAAGAGCTTGAGCAAGCAATTTTAgtatataggtgctcctatatccaaacccgaaagcttttgttttatttttctttatttcctccccctcccccacaaatcgaaaaaacgatattaagcaatataaaatttaaaaaattttagaaaGTTCGGGTTTAATAACTTAGGAGTTATTCACAgtctaattttcaatatagccAGCGGGGagcgcttgctgacgcgcccCATACAAACGttgctgccgacgcagcggcggcgtcgctgctgacccTACCCAGATGGGTGCTGCGGGTAGGAGcactgtgtgtatgtgtgtgtgagtgcatgcgtgtgtttgctgcgaaaagtcaaagtgtatataaaagttggttgcgcccaactttaatttttccaCTTATTCTTAGagattttgtttaacaaaatgtcATGCCTGCCGATCGACCTCGCgcacatttcctttgcgcttgtttcgttgtggctaaaaacacaacggaccttttctcggatctctctgggtgttttgtgcgctgcttgtttgttgtgtcCGTGTGCGTATATTTTCCCTAGTTGTcattgtgcgcgtatggtatcgcacttgttttttgtgtgtgccaccattgtgcttaaaaagtgccacaattgccgttctctgcaCAGTAGTACTTCTTATGCTTTATATGAGTGAACAAAAAGAACAGGACTCTGGCTTACCTTAAATCAATTCATATCTGATTTGGCGTAGAAATGTAATTCTTGTTCAGCCCTTCTTGAAAGCTATCGTCGATCGATTAATAATTTCGTAGCGCTCAACAACTGTTCACTCGAAGTTCATCTCTGACATTATCGTACGATATTGTCgtataatacatttatttatatcgatataaaataaacaattctaTTTGTCCGTcgaataaaaattttacaaaagttttaaaaattttgaatatttaagcttaacgtacaatatatttataaatatttatacaaatattcaCAAGAAATATCAGATAGAGgctatttgttaaaataaatcaacaaaaaataaaaacgtcagcattttttttaaaactatttgcgttaaaattttagctttttccGACTTTCtgacaaataaaaacagcttTCTTGTCTCATAAAAGTTGGCATCACTACATGTAAATATGTCAACGTCTTCGGTTTATCACGAAAAACAAATGAGGCAATTATGCGCTTTACATGcgcttaataatttgtttcaaGGAGATCACTCATATACAAAAACGGAATTGGATaatatatgcaataatttgAGTCCAAATGTTTGGGTAAATCCTCATCGATCCTTACTGGGACTTGGAAATTATGATATTAATGTAATCATGACTGCTCTGCAAAAGCGCAATTTCGAGGCCGTGTGGTTTGATAAGAGAAAGTATGTTTCTTTAACTAAATGAAAGGCTTTGCGAACCATAACAATCTTTTGCAGAGATCCGTGCTGTATTAATTTTGACGAAACATATGGCTTCATACTAAATATACCATCCGATTATAAGTTTGGCATTGTTACATTACCATTACGAAGACGACACTGGATTGCAGTTCGGCGTATTGGAGACAACTATTATAACTTAGATTCAAAACTACATCAACCAGAGTTAATAGGCAACGAATCCGACACACTTCAATTTTTCCGGGAGCAACTTACTCAAGAGAATCAACAGCGAGAACTTTTCATAATACTGGAGCATAAGGAAGATAAAACTACTGCACAGCGAtgggaaaaaaaaaaaaatattctattacCTTTTAGTCAATAATATAGTAAAAACTATTATTAAGATAAGAAACTTTTATGGTTGTTTTAATTTACACACGAGTAGAATAAAACAGGaatagaaaattataattttcgaTGTATGTagattaaatcatttttttagAGTCAATTTTAgtgaattaaatatacatatataaaagtagGTACGCATGCAGGGACGCCCAATGTAAGTATTACTTTTATCTTATGTATCGGACCGAGTggcttttaaaaaaattttaaaactacaataaataataataaactacaCCAAAGAACATTTGAGATTTGTATAGTTTCGTCAgtgtaaatactttttattaatataaatatatatatgtacgtgtATCCAagttaaaagatttaaaaataactcgTTAAATAAGGAATGTTATTCGAGTTTTAGAGCAGTGTAAATTTTCCAATAGACAAagtactttaaaataaaattaaatggaCGGTCATGTATACTAGAGTCCATTATAATACACTGTAGACTCTCctcaaaattaaacatatttgtatgttttatatatcTGTTTGTATGCTGCTTTGTGGTGGAGCTGTGGGCAGTCGTCCTGGTTGTGGACGTCGAGGGCGACTAGGCTCGGAAGCAAAATAAGACTGCACTGATGTTGGTGCAGTTGCACCAGCTGCCTGGCTTTGATAGTAGTCATCCCCGTATTCGCTCACTTCACGATTGCCAATTTCGTTCAGACGCTTATATCGTTCACGGCGTGCTTCAACCATGTAAAGAATTCCAGAAGGCAATAGAAGTGCGGCGCCAATAActccaaaagcaaaagaccATCCCATATCGTTGTTTTGCCAACCGGGCATCCAATCGCGTGAATCTCCCTTGGCTCCAAAGATGATTACAGCAATAAATCCGAATATGGAGCCCAGCACCTGACAAGTTCCGATAGTAAGTAGAAGAAAAACATATCGGTCGTCATCACGGGATGTTCTTAAAAACGATAATGTCAGAGGTAAAGCTACCAAACACATTACAAAACATAATGTAGCAAACAATTGGACAGCAATGTAGAATCCAGGCAATAAGAAATCGTGAATTATGTAGTACTCTTCTTCAAACACCCACATGCAGCCAGTAAACTGAGTGTCGTAGAAGCGATGGATGTCTTGGAAATTATTGAAGCACACTTCCCAGAGACCCAAATTGGTGAAGCGTGGGTTTTGAAGACGTCCATCAGTAATCAACCAATAGGGCGTAGCAAAGgctataataaaaagcaaacacgaGAACGCCGATATGGCCAGTGCTACGCGCGTATTTCGATTAGAAGCTCCCATTACTTCAAAATCTGAttacttataaattataaatattttgtacgtaaattaaacaaaaactaaacaagaatttgaaaataaacaaagtacaATATATTTCGTTGTGACACACAATACACGCCCCGTGAATGTGGCCAGATGTTTGATAATACAGTACTGCCACTTAAGCTATGTATATCTATCTAGCATTTTTAAAACCACGTAGCCTTAGAACATTCGAATATGTTGTTAGCCCATATACGGTGTTCCCATTCTAGCTATTTTACTGCTAGATAATAGCTAGATCTAGTAATTTgaatactaaaaaaaactaGTACATATTATAAAATGCTCTTAGCTAGAAATCAGACTATTTAAAAAGATATTTGATTACATTTGTAGATTCCCTACCGATAAGGatgtatttcaataaaataagcacaacattaaataaaaataaaatcaatttaagtattatattgttaatttaaaattgtaaagaatttttagctattttttaacatttttaattttgtgtttacatatttctagcattttttttaaattaaatctaagTATTTTAGCTCAGGGACTTCTGGCAACACTGCccatatatagaatattttaaattttgtttaatttgcgtATAACTTATACTAACCATAAATTAATAGTTAGATTTTcaggaaaaaaaataatattctcaTAATTCCACATGAAGAAACCGtccaaaaattattgtataaaaCATATTCTGAAAGATTATGTTGCATGTATTTTTGCCTGTTGCTGATTCAGaggtaaaataaatatttaataaattgtttctatatatatttaataggaTAAATTTTTCACATCTATTAATATATGGTCTATTTGGTCGAAAACTAAGTGACTTTTCTTTTCTAAAAACGATAATACgaaataaatatgataaatatatgcaattttattcaatatttttcatGTATTCCATATATGTAGAGTGTACATGTATGTACAAGCCATTACTAAAAATGTGTGTGAcctaaagaaaacaaaaaataactaatttaaatattattaattaaatttttaaataagttaatcTGGCAGCATGCTCGTGTGCAAAAACATATATTCCTTACCAGAACTAGTATTGAACAGTGGTATATGCACcgaatttttataataaacagtttaagtttattataaataattagacTAGTTTCTCATTTTATAATCTAATCTAATCTAACCAAGGAGTGACGGTAAAAAAAACCACACTTGCGCCAAATCTGGCAACCATGACTTTTCAGCTTCTGTGTTTCTCTTCGATGTTTTTCCCGATGTTATCGATATTTACACATCTTAGCAcaaaaaaacttgtttgccCAGGCAAGCGAAGAAAAAATGCGTCTTTTTGATGCAAAAACTGATTAGATCAGAGAAAATagatagttttatatataattgtggattaatttacttatatataacAGAGCtgtatatttttacaaaaggTGTTTTTTTACTGGCCCAATTAAAGGATAGGATTACGAAAGGCATCAATATGGCTTCCGAGATTGCTGTCGTAAACATTGGAAACTTTGAAAAGATTCAGAATTTTTTGAATGACACGGCATATAAGGAGATTCTTGAAAATAGCGAAAGCTTCAACACGCGACTGTGTATCGAGCGACGTCTACGAATGCCCTTTCTTGATCCACAAACTGGAGTAGCACAGACACATTGCGCGCTTTTTATGAAACGGAAGCAGCGTATGCCGGGATTTCGACATGGCCAAATATACACCTATCCCTCTGCTCGATGGCGAAAGCCAAAGCGGCAGTATTTACTTAATCCACACCATAGTTATCGTGCCTATCAATACCGTGAGTATCATCATGCTCATCAACCCCAACACCACCATGCCCCAGCGTCCATCTCCGTATCTACCTCGGGCGGAGCACGTGATCATCATCAAACTGAAAGTGCCGGTgagtttttttaatttctcaaTGTGTGTACATAATGTATGTTTCACATAAGCCATGCACACAATACTGTTCACAGAAGAtgtaaaatcaataaaaagtattaatgGGTTccgatttaatttaattcctttgtttatttttattaataaaacatttaagtttttaaatttataaaaaatcaattttgattGTAGTGATttcatataattatataatctaatttttcaaataaggAGCCACCCTAAggataatttgaatttgcttttattgttattgttattttttggcagctaTTGTGGCTACAGACGGAAACTCCATGGGCGCTTCTGGAGATAATGACAGTAAAGACTCCCATGCAAATGTCGAGAAAGATTGGTTCCATGAAGATATGGACTCATCCCATTATCATCACGCGGATGAATACGAAGACGACTTTGACTCTGATAATGATTTCGATGAGTCTTATAGTAGTCGGGGCAAACGCAAGCGGGGCTCAAGAACCCGCCGATctaatgcaaatattgatGGTACACCAAAACGCGGACGCAAAGGGGGTGGTAAGCAATTGAGTTCATAGCTTAAGATGCGCTTGTTATGCGTGGATTTTCTTACTGCAGGTAACCGCCGTAGAAATGCAATTGATGGTGATACAGTAGATCGACGACGAAGAGGTGGTGGTAACAATGCTAATACtagtgctgccgctgcagccgctgccgcagcgGTAGCCCATGCTGCCagtacagcagcagcagctacgggACTCTATGCAACGCACTCTAACTCAGCTTCACCAATTCCCATAGCCGATGAAACATCGCAGTCTGCCTTGGTAATGACACCAACGCTTTCTTCAACGTACGACAAGCCTTCATTGAACGATGCAAGCGCTTCCAATGACTCAATTCCATTGGCTACAATAGCT
Protein-coding regions in this window:
- the LOC108595273 gene encoding zinc finger protein ubi-d4 — protein: MQKLIRSEKIDSFIYNCGLIYLYITELYIFTKGVFLLAQLKDRITKGINMASEIAVVNIGNFEKIQNFLNDTAYKEILENSESFNTRLCIERRLRMPFLDPQTGVAQTHCALFMKRKQRMPGFRHGQIYTYPSARWRKPKRQYLLNPHHSYRAYQYREYHHAHQPQHHHAPASISVSTSGGARDHHQTESAAIVATDGNSMGASGDNDSKDSHANVEKDWFHEDMDSSHYHHADEYEDDFDSDNDFDESYSSRGKRKRGSRTRRSNANIDGTPKRGRKGGGNRRRNAIDGDTVDRRRRGGGNNANTSAAAAAAAAAVAHAASTAAAATGLYATHSNSASPIPIADETSQSALVMTPTLSSTYDKPSLNDASASNDSIPLATIASIGISNTSAQAIYSTVNPSPATPLTSPKKHKLRTEREIAQPSPYCDFCLGDQRENKKTNMPEELVSCSDCGRSGHPSCLQFTPNMIISVKRYRWQCIECKYCSICGTSDNDDQLLFCDDCDRGYHMYCLSPPLVTPPEGSWSCKLCMDEFHKHN
- the LOC108595261 gene encoding josephin-like protein, producing MSTSSVYHEKQMRQLCALHALNNLFQGDHSYTKTELDNICNNLSPNVWVNPHRSLLGLGNYDINVIMTALQKRNFEAVWFDKRKDPCCINFDETYGFILNIPSDYKFGIVTLPLRRRHWIAVRRIGDNYYNLDSKLHQPELIGNESDTLQFFREQLTQENQQRELFIILEHKEDKTTAQRWEKKKNILLPFSQ
- the LOC108595260 gene encoding uncharacterized protein LOC108595260 — translated: MGASNRNTRVALAISAFSCLLFIIAFATPYWLITDGRLQNPRFTNLGLWEVCFNNFQDIHRFYDTQFTGCMWVFEEEYYIIHDFLLPGFYIAVQLFATLCFVMCLVALPLTLSFLRTSRDDDRYVFLLLTIGTCQVLGSIFGFIAVIIFGAKGDSRDWMPGWQNNDMGWSFAFGVIGAALLLPSGILYMVEARRERYKRLNEIGNREVSEYGDDYYQSQAAGATAPTSVQSYFASEPSRPRRPQPGRLPTAPPQSSIQTDI
- the LOC108595393 gene encoding ribonuclease kappa → MKICGPKCSLCGLIISVWGIVQLVLMGLFFYIHSVALIEDLPLEEEYKTLDEFYTAANTAYNQNAYNCWIAACIYVLTLLLSAQQFYMNSRITAN